The following are from one region of the Phormidium sp. PBR-2020 genome:
- a CDS encoding B12-binding domain-containing radical SAM protein produces the protein MKALLLYPQFPQSFWSYDRFMELAGLKATIPPLGIITVAALLPSHWDIRFRDRNVATETDEDWQWCDIVILSAMLVQKTDFQALIRKGVRLGKLVAVGGPYPTSVPDDALNAGAQFLVLDEGEMTIPPFVEAVEQGDTQGVFRSLEKPDVTQTPQPRFDLLQRDAYLMMAMQFSRGCPFNCEFCDIISLYGRKPRTKDPEQALAELQTLYDLGWRGSLFIVDDNFIGNQRNVKCFLRALIPWMKEHHYPFTFITEASVNLAEDDELLELMTEAGFYAVFLGIETPDQDSLQITRKVQNTRAPLVDACHRINDAGLLIYAGFILGFDGERSGAGDRIQTFVEQTNIPQPMLGLLQALPNTALWTRLKQEKRLLAESGHLTGDQNSLMNFVPTRPISELAKDYVEGFWQLYEPQRYLRRCLQQCLQIRSGKTRRQTMQFPLNKGLPLMMQLLWHQGIRRPEIRGQFWRQLWTILRQKPQMLNLYLGLCAAGEHFWEYRALARERIQQQIGYDPLEVPATATPTPESMLVH, from the coding sequence ATGAAAGCACTATTACTATACCCTCAATTCCCTCAGTCTTTCTGGTCTTACGATCGCTTTATGGAATTGGCCGGACTCAAGGCAACCATTCCGCCCCTGGGAATTATTACCGTTGCGGCTCTATTGCCCTCCCATTGGGACATTCGCTTCCGCGATCGCAACGTCGCCACTGAAACCGATGAGGATTGGCAATGGTGCGATATTGTCATTCTCTCCGCCATGCTGGTGCAAAAGACTGACTTTCAAGCCCTGATTCGTAAAGGGGTTCGCTTGGGCAAACTCGTCGCCGTCGGCGGCCCCTATCCCACCTCAGTTCCCGACGATGCTTTAAACGCCGGGGCACAGTTCCTGGTTCTCGATGAAGGGGAAATGACCATACCGCCATTTGTCGAAGCCGTTGAGCAGGGAGACACCCAGGGAGTCTTCCGTTCCTTGGAGAAACCCGATGTCACCCAAACGCCTCAACCCCGTTTTGATCTCCTGCAACGGGATGCCTATCTAATGATGGCCATGCAATTCTCCCGAGGCTGTCCCTTCAACTGCGAATTTTGTGACATTATTTCCCTCTATGGTCGTAAACCGCGCACTAAAGACCCAGAGCAAGCATTGGCTGAACTCCAAACCCTCTATGACTTAGGGTGGCGAGGCTCTCTATTTATTGTCGATGACAACTTCATTGGCAATCAGCGTAACGTGAAGTGCTTTCTACGGGCATTGATTCCCTGGATGAAAGAGCATCACTACCCCTTCACCTTTATCACCGAGGCCTCTGTGAATTTGGCTGAGGATGATGAATTGCTTGAACTTATGACCGAGGCTGGCTTTTATGCCGTCTTCCTGGGCATCGAAACCCCAGATCAAGATAGCTTACAAATCACCCGTAAAGTTCAAAATACCCGTGCGCCCCTCGTTGATGCGTGTCATCGGATTAACGATGCTGGCTTACTCATCTATGCGGGATTTATTCTTGGGTTTGATGGGGAACGCTCCGGGGCCGGCGATCGCATTCAAACCTTTGTCGAGCAAACCAACATTCCCCAACCCATGTTGGGCCTCCTCCAAGCCCTACCCAACACAGCCCTCTGGACTCGACTCAAACAGGAGAAACGCCTATTAGCCGAGAGCGGCCATCTCACCGGTGACCAGAATAGCTTAATGAATTTTGTCCCCACCCGCCCCATCTCGGAATTGGCCAAGGATTATGTTGAAGGGTTTTGGCAGCTCTACGAACCGCAACGGTATTTGCGGCGCTGTTTACAGCAATGTCTGCAAATTCGCAGCGGCAAAACTCGCCGACAAACCATGCAGTTTCCCTTAAATAAGGGGTTGCCCTTGATGATGCAACTGCTCTGGCATCAGGGCATTCGGCGTCCCGAAATTCGCGGGCAGTTCTGGCGTCAACTCTGGACAATTTTGCGTCAAAAACCTCAGATGCTAAACCTGTATCTGGGTTTATGCGCGGCGGGAGAACATTTCTGGGAATACCGAGCTTTGGCACGGGAGCGAATTCAGCAACAGATTGGCTACGATCCCCTGGAAGTCCCTGCCACAGCAACACCAACCCCAGAATCGATGCTCGTCCATTAG
- a CDS encoding nucleotidyltransferase domain-containing protein: MLFFVLRDDFTEDSDVDVLVEFLPGKTPELAIVTLADELSNILGRVVDLRTSGDLSRYFRDRVLQESVPIYER; this comes from the coding sequence GTGCTATTTTTCGTGTTACGGGATGACTTTACAGAAGACAGCGATGTGGATGTGTTGGTGGAGTTTCTGCCGGGAAAAACGCCGGAGTTGGCGATCGTAACCCTAGCCGATGAACTTAGTAATATCTTAGGGCGGGTCGTGGACTTACGAACCTCTGGAGATTTGAGCCGCTATTTTCGGGATCGAGTACTCCAGGAGTCTGTGCCGATTTATGAACGCTGA
- a CDS encoding nucleotidyltransferase family protein: MTTKISDRQIYNRLGITPQQLAEFCQRWQIVEFALFGSILRDDFSPNSDVDILVTFQPNHSRGLEFISMREQLSTLFNRPVDLMTKQSILNSHNVLRRQNILNSAEVIYGKE; this comes from the coding sequence ATGACTACCAAAATAAGCGATCGCCAAATCTACAATCGCCTAGGGATTACGCCTCAACAACTGGCTGAGTTTTGCCAACGTTGGCAGATCGTCGAATTTGCCCTATTTGGTTCTATTCTCCGAGATGACTTTAGCCCCAATAGTGACGTAGATATTTTAGTTACGTTTCAGCCTAATCACTCTCGGGGTTTAGAGTTTATTTCAATGCGAGAACAACTCTCTACTCTGTTTAATCGTCCTGTAGATTTAATGACCAAGCAAAGTATTCTCAATAGTCATAACGTTCTCCGTCGCCAGAATATTCTCAACTCAGCCGAGGTCATCTATGGTAAAGAATAA
- a CDS encoding transposase, with translation MAKTFAAQVNRLPEDRELSAALEYLCRESNKLYNCTLYLARQLYFKADKFSNGRWLSTEMKRNPHLKALYTSAAQQTCISVGEAFKSFKELLKLWRKGELAEKPKPPNYRTSGGLFQISYPKRWLKLVEGMVRVPMGTAGKVWFNLPEIFLPFPSNLDWGKVRELQIVPRAGYFDAVWICEGSPVDRVDLDPNKALSIDPGLDNWLTCTTTEGTSFIVDGKHLKSLNQWYNKRVASIKEDKPQGFWCNLLDRITGKRNRQMRDAVNKAARIVIDHCLEHGIGTIVFGWNKGQKQRSDLGRQTNQKFVSVPTARLKKRIQQLAEQYGIIFIEQEESYTSKASALDLDEIPVFGEKPEGWNPSGKRVKRGLYRSADGTEVNADANGSWNIGRKANVTGMQGTPARGVLTSPKRLRLWDLPHVDPIRSAETPSGESPSRDSRGVVNEPNNANL, from the coding sequence ATGGCTAAAACCTTTGCAGCACAAGTCAATCGGCTACCTGAAGACAGAGAGTTGTCAGCGGCATTGGAGTATCTGTGCAGAGAGTCCAATAAGCTCTACAACTGCACTCTGTACTTAGCTCGACAGCTTTACTTTAAGGCGGACAAATTCTCCAACGGGCGCTGGCTGTCCACTGAGATGAAGCGCAATCCTCACCTGAAAGCGCTTTATACCAGTGCAGCTCAGCAAACTTGCATCTCTGTGGGAGAGGCTTTTAAGAGTTTTAAGGAACTGCTAAAGCTATGGCGTAAAGGTGAATTGGCGGAAAAACCAAAACCTCCCAACTATCGAACCTCTGGAGGGCTTTTTCAGATCAGCTATCCAAAACGCTGGCTGAAACTGGTAGAAGGCATGGTTAGGGTTCCTATGGGTACAGCCGGCAAGGTCTGGTTCAACCTGCCAGAAATCTTTCTGCCATTCCCGAGCAATCTTGACTGGGGGAAGGTTAGAGAACTGCAAATCGTTCCCAGGGCTGGCTACTTCGATGCAGTCTGGATCTGTGAAGGGAGTCCCGTCGATCGGGTTGATTTAGACCCGAATAAGGCTCTGTCGATTGATCCAGGCTTAGACAACTGGCTGACTTGTACCACAACTGAGGGCACCAGCTTTATCGTTGATGGTAAACATCTGAAATCGTTGAACCAGTGGTACAACAAACGGGTAGCCAGCATCAAGGAAGATAAGCCCCAGGGTTTCTGGTGCAACCTGCTAGACCGCATTACGGGCAAGCGAAATCGACAGATGAGGGATGCTGTTAACAAAGCCGCTCGAATCGTGATTGACCACTGCCTCGAACATGGGATTGGCACCATTGTCTTTGGTTGGAATAAAGGACAAAAGCAGCGGTCTGATCTGGGCCGTCAAACCAATCAAAAGTTTGTCTCCGTGCCTACTGCAAGGCTCAAAAAGCGCATTCAACAGCTTGCAGAGCAGTACGGCATTATCTTTATCGAACAGGAGGAAAGCTATACGTCAAAGGCTTCTGCGCTAGACCTGGATGAGATTCCCGTTTTCGGTGAGAAACCCGAGGGATGGAATCCATCTGGTAAGCGCGTCAAGCGTGGTCTATACCGTTCAGCCGATGGAACCGAAGTCAATGCTGATGCAAATGGCTCTTGGAATATCGGCAGAAAAGCAAACGTAACCGGGATGCAAGGCACCCCGGCAAGAGGCGTTTTGACTTCGCCTAAGCGTCTGAGGTTATGGGATCTACCGCATGTCGATCCTATCAGAAGTGCTGAAACTCCCTCCGGGGAATCCCCGTCGCGTGATTCGCGGGGAGTAGTCAATGAGCCAAATAATGCCAACTTATAA
- a CDS encoding DUF86 domain-containing protein, producing MVKNKQALLDIIRAIQQILSYVENIKKEEFQQDDEKQAAILYKIIIVGEATKRLSNEFRQNYPVIPWREMAGLRDVVIHDYDELDIDILWNVIQVNLPDTLPQLQLIFHSLNA from the coding sequence ATGGTAAAGAATAAACAGGCATTACTAGATATTATAAGGGCTATCCAGCAGATTCTTAGCTATGTTGAAAACATCAAAAAAGAAGAATTTCAACAAGATGATGAAAAACAGGCAGCTATTTTATATAAGATTATCATTGTTGGAGAAGCCACCAAACGATTATCCAATGAATTTCGTCAAAACTATCCAGTGATTCCTTGGCGGGAAATGGCGGGTTTACGAGATGTGGTCATCCATGATTATGACGAGCTAGATATTGACATTCTTTGGAATGTGATTCAGGTCAATTTGCCTGATACACTACCTCAACTACAATTAATTTTCCACTCGTTGAACGCCTAA
- the tnpA gene encoding IS200/IS605 family transposase, with protein sequence MRDESINYRHGNHSVGLAHVHLVWIPKRRKKVLVGDVKLRLAAILNEVALENGWLVKALEIAPDHVHILVEHGSQVAIHQIARAMKGPSSRLLRQEFPHLCKLPSLWTRSYFFDTTGKVSTAKIVAYINDPHHS encoded by the coding sequence ATGCGAGATGAGTCTATTAATTACCGTCACGGCAATCACTCGGTAGGGCTAGCCCATGTTCACCTAGTCTGGATACCGAAGCGGCGGAAGAAGGTTTTAGTTGGCGATGTCAAGCTCAGACTTGCCGCAATACTCAATGAAGTCGCCCTAGAGAATGGGTGGCTAGTCAAGGCTCTAGAAATAGCCCCCGACCACGTTCACATTCTGGTAGAGCATGGCTCCCAGGTTGCCATTCATCAAATAGCCAGGGCAATGAAAGGTCCTTCTTCCAGGTTGCTCAGACAGGAGTTTCCGCACCTCTGCAAGCTACCCTCCCTCTGGACTCGCTCGTATTTCTTCGACACTACTGGGAAGGTCAGCACCGCAAAGATCGTGGCTTACATCAACGACCCCCACCATTCCTGA
- a CDS encoding WD40 repeat domain-containing protein — MLSRTDNRPQVLNQVAEELDKIEDRRTRSNLAAATGVLAGLVLGEDVIRQIIRRDVLWGRLLSFVPPAPLPLPEYQYFWEKIPVLGQYLPKYAARQGKKANCSHLAAGEVPSIVQLLTEAKQSQEKPWFRPLTANFPPPGGPLIRTLSGHSNWVLAVAMTPDGKQAVSASWDKTLKVWDLATGSERTTFRGHTSNYVNAVAITPDGKQAVSASDDNTLKLWDLATGSERATLTGHTGEVIAVAITPDGKQAVSASRDKTLKLWDLATGSERATLIGHTGEVTVVAMTPDGKQAVSASDDNTLKLWDLATGSERTLTVHLRVNAVAITPDGKQAVSASGETLKLWDLATGSKRATLTGHTGEVRAVAITPNGKEAVSASGKTLKLWDLATGLERSIPNGHSEWVQAVAITPDGKQAVSASNDQTLKLWDLATGSQRATLTGHSYTVSAVAITPEGKQAVSASYDQTLKLWDLATGSRRATLSAHSDRVTAVAITPDGKQAVSASWDKTLKLWDLATGEVLATFTGEAVMLSCAVAPDGVTVVAGDASGWVHFLRLEGL; from the coding sequence GTGTTGAGTCGCACAGACAACCGCCCCCAAGTTCTGAACCAAGTGGCTGAGGAACTTGATAAAATAGAAGACAGGCGAACCCGCAGCAACCTGGCAGCAGCCACGGGAGTTTTGGCTGGGTTAGTCCTGGGTGAAGATGTGATTCGTCAAATTATTAGGAGAGATGTATTGTGGGGACGGTTATTGTCGTTTGTTCCACCTGCACCTCTCCCCCTACCTGAGTATCAGTATTTCTGGGAAAAAATCCCTGTTCTGGGGCAATACTTGCCCAAATATGCCGCTCGTCAAGGGAAAAAAGCCAACTGTTCTCATCTGGCAGCGGGGGAAGTTCCAAGCATTGTCCAACTGCTAACCGAAGCGAAACAATCGCAGGAAAAGCCCTGGTTTCGTCCCCTCACTGCCAACTTCCCCCCTCCTGGCGGGCCACTGATTCGCACCCTCTCTGGGCATAGTAACTGGGTTCTAGCAGTAGCTATGACCCCGGACGGGAAACAAGCGGTTTCGGCATCCTGGGATAAAACCCTGAAAGTGTGGGACTTGGCCACCGGGTCAGAACGGACCACCTTCAGGGGCCATACTAGCAATTATGTAAATGCAGTGGCCATCACCCCGGACGGGAAACAAGCCGTTTCGGCATCTGATGATAACACCCTGAAACTATGGGATTTGGCCACCGGGTCGGAACGGGCTACCCTCACAGGGCATACTGGTGAGGTAATCGCAGTGGCCATCACCCCGGACGGAAAACAAGCGGTTTCGGCATCGAGGGATAAAACTCTGAAGCTGTGGGACTTGGCTACGGGGTCGGAACGGGCCACCCTAATAGGCCATACTGGCGAGGTAACAGTAGTGGCCATGACCCCAGACGGGAAACAAGCGGTTTCAGCATCTGATGATAACACCCTGAAACTATGGGATTTGGCCACCGGGTCGGAACGCACCCTCACCGTGCATCTCCGGGTAAATGCAGTAGCCATCACCCCGGACGGGAAACAAGCCGTTTCGGCATCGGGGGAAACCTTGAAACTGTGGGATTTGGCTACCGGGTCGAAACGGGCTACCCTAACAGGGCATACTGGCGAGGTAAGAGCAGTAGCCATCACCCCGAACGGGAAAGAAGCGGTTTCCGCATCGGGGAAAACCTTGAAACTGTGGGATTTGGCTACCGGGTTGGAACGGTCTATCCCCAATGGGCATAGTGAATGGGTACAAGCAGTGGCTATCACCCCGGACGGGAAACAAGCGGTTTCCGCATCTAATGATCAAACCCTGAAACTGTGGGATTTGGCTACGGGATCGCAACGGGCTACCCTCACTGGGCATAGTTACACAGTCTCGGCAGTCGCCATCACCCCGGAGGGGAAACAAGCGGTTTCGGCATCATACGATCAAACCCTGAAACTGTGGGATTTGGCTACGGGGTCGCGACGGGCTACCCTCTCTGCGCATAGTGACCGGGTAACAGCGGTGGCCATTACCCCGGATGGGAAACAAGCGGTTTCGGCATCCTGGGATAAAACCCTGAAACTCTGGGATTTGGCTACGGGGGAGGTGTTGGCCACGTTTACCGGGGAAGCGGTGATGCTTTCCTGTGCGGTTGCCCCGGATGGGGTGACAGTGGTAGCGGGGGATGCTTCGGGGTGGGTGCATTTTCTGCGGTTGGAGGGGCTGTGA
- the trxB gene encoding thioredoxin-disulfide reductase gives MSETAIENLVIIGSGPAGYTAAIYAARANLKPVVFEGYQMGGIPGGQLMTTTEVENYPGFPDGITGPELMDRMKAQAVRWGAELYTEDVTSVDLSQRPFTVRSDERELKTHSIVIATGATAKRLNLPHEEDFWNSGMSACAICDGAAPQFKNVELAVIGGGDTAAEEAVFLTKYGSHVHLLVRRDEMRASKTMQDRVLNHPKITVHWNTQARDVYGENGKLQGVNIINSQTQETGTLAVEGLFYAIGHTPNTQIFQGQIDLDDVGYVKTHHGSVETSVEGVYAVGDVQDHEFRQAVTAAGSGCMGAMLAERWLSEKGLTTEFHQEEQAAEVTETEPEEAVDPAEVYDINNTRHRGSYALRKLYHESDRLLIVKYVAPTCGPCHILKGIFDQVIDEYEGQVHYVEIDIEEDPEIAEAAGVIGTPTIQLFKDKAKVAEYKGVKQKSEYRQGIDEHLGSTASVS, from the coding sequence ATGAGCGAAACAGCCATTGAAAACCTAGTGATTATCGGCTCGGGGCCAGCGGGCTATACTGCCGCCATTTACGCCGCCCGAGCCAACCTGAAGCCGGTGGTATTTGAAGGCTATCAAATGGGTGGGATTCCCGGTGGACAGTTGATGACCACCACAGAAGTCGAGAACTACCCAGGATTCCCCGATGGTATCACTGGTCCGGAATTAATGGATCGCATGAAGGCCCAGGCCGTCCGTTGGGGGGCTGAACTTTATACCGAAGATGTCACCTCGGTGGATTTAAGTCAGCGGCCCTTCACGGTTCGCTCCGACGAGCGAGAGTTGAAAACCCACAGCATCGTCATCGCCACGGGGGCCACGGCTAAGCGGCTGAATCTCCCCCATGAAGAGGACTTCTGGAACAGTGGGATGTCCGCCTGTGCCATTTGCGACGGGGCGGCCCCTCAGTTCAAGAATGTGGAACTGGCGGTGATTGGGGGTGGCGACACGGCGGCCGAAGAAGCGGTGTTTCTGACCAAATATGGCTCTCACGTCCATCTGCTGGTACGTCGCGATGAGATGCGGGCTAGTAAAACCATGCAAGACCGCGTCCTGAACCATCCCAAGATTACAGTCCATTGGAACACCCAGGCCAGGGATGTCTATGGGGAAAATGGCAAGTTGCAGGGAGTCAACATTATCAACAGCCAAACCCAAGAAACGGGAACTTTGGCGGTTGAGGGCTTATTTTACGCCATTGGTCATACTCCCAACACCCAGATTTTCCAAGGACAGATTGACTTGGATGACGTCGGCTATGTGAAAACCCACCATGGTTCTGTTGAAACCTCCGTTGAGGGGGTGTACGCCGTGGGAGATGTCCAAGACCACGAGTTCCGCCAAGCGGTCACCGCAGCGGGAAGTGGCTGTATGGGAGCGATGTTAGCGGAACGTTGGCTCTCGGAGAAAGGACTGACGACGGAGTTCCATCAGGAAGAACAGGCCGCTGAGGTGACGGAGACGGAACCTGAAGAGGCGGTAGACCCGGCGGAGGTCTATGACATCAACAATACCCGTCACCGGGGGAGTTATGCCCTGCGGAAGTTGTACCATGAGAGCGATCGCCTGCTGATTGTGAAATATGTCGCTCCCACCTGTGGGCCTTGTCATATCCTCAAGGGGATTTTTGACCAGGTGATTGATGAGTATGAGGGCCAGGTTCACTATGTGGAGATTGACATCGAGGAAGACCCCGAGATTGCTGAGGCGGCTGGGGTGATTGGAACCCCGACGATTCAGTTGTTTAAGGATAAGGCGAAGGTGGCGGAGTATAAGGGGGTGAAACAGAAGAGCGAATATCGTCAGGGAATTGACGAGCATTTAGGCTCGACGGCTTCGGTGTCGTAG